One stretch of Variovorax sp. 54 DNA includes these proteins:
- a CDS encoding suppressor of fused domain protein codes for MSSMEDVWAYREETLYPRLFGPERTGIYVLDFDEFKALGAEDVDPRWLHLGVFEFAPTPVRNTWLYVTSGASTPWETEPADYDPEGYSWIGSELVIEVPSQPQDQWAIKLLRRLLAYNVLLAHSHFGEDKQPFDYGDRIPVGEAIREKGTVALRHVVLMEPKHYPATAQLDSGRFDFLHLVGINDSERDWAKAHSSEALLRLLEVHGGAPVTDARRKAVV; via the coding sequence ATGAGTTCCATGGAAGACGTGTGGGCCTACCGCGAAGAGACGCTCTACCCGCGCCTGTTCGGCCCCGAGCGCACCGGCATCTACGTGCTGGACTTCGACGAGTTCAAGGCGCTGGGCGCCGAAGACGTCGATCCGCGCTGGCTGCACCTGGGCGTGTTCGAGTTCGCACCCACGCCCGTGCGCAACACCTGGCTGTACGTGACCTCGGGCGCCTCCACGCCCTGGGAAACCGAGCCGGCCGACTACGACCCCGAAGGCTATTCGTGGATCGGCTCCGAGCTGGTCATCGAGGTGCCGTCGCAGCCGCAGGACCAGTGGGCGATCAAGCTGCTGCGCCGCCTGCTTGCCTACAACGTGCTGCTCGCGCATTCGCACTTCGGTGAAGACAAGCAACCCTTCGACTACGGCGACCGCATTCCCGTCGGCGAGGCGATCCGCGAGAAGGGCACCGTGGCCCTGCGCCATGTGGTGCTGATGGAGCCCAAGCACTACCCCGCGACGGCGCAGCTCGACTCGGGCCGCTTCGACTTCCTGCACCTGGTCGGCATCAACGACTCCGAGCGCGACTGGGCCAAGGCCCACAGCTCCGAGGCGCTGCTGCGTTTGCTCGAAGTGCATGGCGGTGCGCCCGTGACCGACGCGCGACGCAAGGCGGTCGTTTGA
- a CDS encoding TfoX/Sxy family protein has translation MGPIEVKRFFGGFGLVQAGVQFAFVMKGTLYLRVDDATRPEFERLGALPFSYATSASTVKVASYYEAPVDALEDPHALRDWATKALASALGARKPVRRKPAAKAG, from the coding sequence ATGGGCCCCATCGAGGTCAAGCGCTTCTTCGGCGGCTTCGGCCTCGTGCAGGCCGGCGTGCAGTTCGCCTTCGTGATGAAGGGCACGCTGTACCTGCGCGTGGACGACGCCACCCGGCCCGAGTTCGAGCGCCTGGGTGCGCTGCCGTTCTCTTACGCGACCAGCGCCTCGACCGTGAAGGTCGCGAGCTACTACGAGGCGCCGGTCGATGCGCTCGAAGACCCGCACGCCTTGCGCGACTGGGCGACGAAGGCGCTGGCGAGTGCGCTGGGTGCGCGCAAGCCCGTGCGCCGCAAACCGGCGGCAAAAGCCGGGTAG
- a CDS encoding Lrp/AsnC family transcriptional regulator, translating into MEIDAKNWQILDALQQDARTSLTALARQVALSVPSTSERVKRLEEAGVIEGYRAVVPPRKAGYTVTALVGITTAQPDKARLLKLLDGRREVLECFHVTGQDSYVLKVVARDIEHLESFVSSINHLGETRTSIVMSVPIAARAVAAPAGVSGARAPRRTPKARGPLNNE; encoded by the coding sequence ATGGAAATCGACGCCAAGAACTGGCAGATCCTCGACGCGCTCCAGCAGGACGCACGCACCTCGCTCACGGCGCTCGCGCGGCAGGTGGCGCTGTCGGTGCCCTCGACCTCGGAGCGCGTGAAGCGCCTCGAAGAAGCCGGCGTCATCGAGGGCTACCGCGCCGTGGTGCCGCCACGCAAGGCGGGCTACACCGTCACTGCGCTCGTCGGCATCACGACCGCGCAGCCCGACAAGGCCCGGCTGCTGAAGCTGCTCGACGGCCGGCGCGAAGTGCTCGAGTGTTTTCACGTCACGGGGCAGGACTCGTACGTGCTGAAGGTGGTCGCGCGCGACATCGAGCACCTTGAGTCGTTCGTGAGCAGCATCAACCACCTGGGCGAGACGCGCACGTCGATCGTGATGTCGGTGCCGATCGCGGCGCGCGCGGTGGCAGCGCCGGCGGGTGTGAGCGGGGCCCGTGCCCCACGGCGCACACCGAAGGCACGCGGCCCGTTGAACAACGAATGA
- a CDS encoding porin: MKRQFLTAAALFGVGFANAQSSVTLFGVVDTGISNYSSKSQDMNGATLFNPFYVNQGTRTASQTALSSGGYSTSRLGFRGTEDLGGGLAASFWLEAPISPDDGKTGITTFQRRSTVSLSGGFGELRLGRDYVPTAWNDIVFDPFGIVGVGRSLIYTAANTNAAGGSGGFGGDLNYNRASNSIGYFLPKNLGGFYGQFMYALHENTKYDPGTATPPGVNSAGALNSGNSAASRAGRYLGGRVGYANGPFDVAVSYGNSTAADNFYAGTTENVKTFNLGSSYDFGVVKLFGELSRIKKTRDYAVTPLAGGVPDVDLTGYLIGVTAPVGPGLIRASYSQVKYDLNAVNLPFTPSVADPKASKLAIGYIHNLSKRTALYATVARISNKNGAALTVGGPAFVNTGGFVPKTSTGYDIGLRHSF; encoded by the coding sequence ATGAAAAGACAATTTCTCACGGCGGCCGCACTGTTCGGTGTCGGATTCGCCAATGCACAGTCTTCCGTCACGCTGTTCGGCGTGGTGGACACGGGCATCAGCAATTACTCGTCCAAATCGCAGGACATGAACGGCGCCACGCTGTTCAACCCGTTCTACGTGAACCAGGGCACGCGCACCGCGAGCCAGACCGCGCTGAGCTCGGGCGGCTATTCCACGAGCCGGCTGGGGTTTCGCGGCACCGAGGACCTGGGCGGTGGGCTCGCGGCCAGCTTCTGGCTCGAGGCGCCGATCAGCCCCGACGACGGCAAGACCGGCATCACCACCTTCCAGCGCCGCTCCACGGTCAGCCTGTCGGGTGGTTTCGGTGAGCTGCGCCTGGGTCGCGACTACGTGCCGACGGCCTGGAACGACATCGTGTTCGACCCCTTCGGCATCGTCGGCGTGGGCCGCAGCCTGATCTACACCGCCGCCAACACGAACGCCGCTGGCGGCTCGGGCGGCTTCGGCGGCGACCTCAATTACAACCGCGCCAGCAATTCGATCGGTTATTTCCTGCCGAAGAATCTGGGCGGCTTTTACGGCCAATTCATGTACGCGCTGCATGAAAACACTAAATACGACCCTGGCACCGCAACGCCGCCCGGCGTCAATTCGGCGGGCGCGCTCAATTCGGGCAATTCAGCTGCATCGCGCGCGGGGCGCTATCTCGGCGGGCGCGTCGGCTATGCCAATGGCCCGTTCGACGTGGCCGTGTCTTATGGCAACAGCACGGCTGCCGATAATTTTTATGCAGGCACCACCGAGAACGTCAAAACCTTCAATCTCGGCAGCTCCTACGATTTCGGCGTGGTCAAGCTGTTCGGCGAATTGTCGCGAATCAAGAAAACGCGCGATTACGCCGTCACGCCGCTGGCCGGCGGGGTGCCGGACGTCGACCTCACGGGCTACCTGATCGGCGTGACCGCGCCGGTCGGCCCGGGCCTGATCCGCGCCTCGTATTCGCAGGTCAAGTACGACCTCAACGCCGTCAACCTGCCGTTCACGCCGTCGGTCGCCGACCCCAAGGCCAGCAAGCTGGCCATCGGCTACATCCACAACCTGTCGAAGCGCACCGCCCTGTACGCCACCGTCGCGCGCATCAGCAACAAGAACGGCGCTGCGCTCACGGTCGGCGGCCCGGCCTTCGTGAACACCGGGGGCTTCGTGCCCAAGACCTCGACGGGCTACGACATCGGGCTGCGTCACTCGTTCTGA
- a CDS encoding carbonic anhydrase family protein — protein sequence MSLVLRSLLAAASLAAFTVHAQPLDYDHQESWKAVHDSAQSPIDIAPQQAKAGDASEQQGLRLSRTRAKLEVVDNGHAVEVEASGPEAMIRGRHFKLAQFHFHAESEHTVDGAHFPLEGHFVLRAADGRLAVIAVMYREGAANPLAGKLLAALGKEHHGEVPMTDIAALLPARMGYFHYLGSLTTPPLTENVEWYVLQAPVTLSSAQIAGFREHYGHNNRTLQALNGRPLIRYPAAH from the coding sequence ATGTCTCTTGTTCTTCGCTCCCTGCTGGCCGCCGCATCGCTCGCGGCCTTCACCGTTCACGCACAGCCCCTCGACTACGACCACCAGGAAAGCTGGAAGGCCGTGCACGACAGTGCGCAATCGCCCATCGACATCGCCCCGCAGCAAGCCAAAGCCGGCGATGCGAGCGAGCAGCAAGGCCTTCGGCTGAGCCGCACGCGCGCCAAGCTCGAAGTGGTCGACAACGGCCACGCCGTGGAGGTGGAAGCCAGCGGACCGGAGGCCATGATCCGCGGTCGGCACTTCAAGCTCGCGCAGTTCCACTTCCATGCCGAAAGCGAGCACACCGTGGACGGCGCGCACTTTCCGCTCGAAGGCCACTTCGTGCTGCGCGCCGCCGATGGCCGCCTGGCCGTGATCGCCGTGATGTACCGTGAAGGCGCTGCCAATCCGCTGGCCGGCAAGCTGCTCGCGGCGCTCGGCAAGGAGCACCATGGCGAGGTGCCGATGACCGACATTGCGGCGCTGCTGCCCGCGCGCATGGGCTACTTTCACTACCTGGGTTCGCTGACCACGCCGCCGCTGACGGAGAACGTCGAGTGGTACGTGCTGCAGGCGCCGGTAACCTTGTCGTCGGCCCAGATCGCCGGGTTTCGCGAGCACTACGGCCACAACAACCGCACGCTGCAGGCGCTCAACGGGCGCCCGCTGATCCGATACCCGGCAGCGCACTGA
- a CDS encoding DUF418 domain-containing protein — protein MNHPPVAAERQSLVDALRGFALLGILVVNIAAFASPYYGQPMPDPMMRSGLDRVAAFAVAFLFETKFYLLFSFLFGYSFTLQMQSAQRSGKPFVPRLARRLVALWCIGALHAVLLFHGDILTTYAVLGAVLLALRHQSDAVLARWALRLVLATALVWGAIGVLAMLGGPATEEVLRIAKADAASALAAYRGTAATVIRQHLRELSQVWIVLGLVQAPMALAMFFAGVIEGRRNLFARADRYRPLFKRLLVPGLVLGLPGAAVYAWTASVVPGSRWDVLGLAVGVFTSPLLTATYVGAMMLLFQSRWGGWLAGALAPAGRMALSNYLLQSAVCAWLFLAYGLRLIGEFGPFVSLMVAFGIFGAQMLISRWWLARFAYGPVEWVLRAFTNLEWPALRRTTRMPSIHEGGSR, from the coding sequence ATGAACCACCCCCCGGTTGCAGCCGAGCGCCAGTCGCTCGTCGATGCGTTGCGCGGCTTCGCGTTGCTGGGCATCCTGGTCGTGAACATCGCGGCCTTTGCCTCGCCGTACTACGGCCAGCCGATGCCCGACCCGATGATGCGTTCGGGGCTGGACCGCGTGGCGGCCTTTGCCGTCGCCTTCCTGTTCGAGACCAAGTTCTACCTGCTGTTCTCGTTCCTGTTCGGCTACAGCTTCACGCTGCAGATGCAGTCGGCGCAACGCAGCGGCAAGCCCTTCGTGCCGCGCCTGGCGCGCCGGCTGGTGGCGCTGTGGTGCATCGGCGCGCTGCATGCGGTGCTGCTGTTCCACGGCGACATCCTCACGACCTACGCGGTGCTCGGCGCTGTGCTGCTGGCGCTGCGCCACCAGAGCGACGCCGTGCTGGCGCGCTGGGCGCTGCGGCTGGTGCTGGCGACCGCGCTGGTGTGGGGCGCCATCGGCGTGCTCGCGATGCTGGGCGGCCCGGCGACCGAAGAGGTGTTGCGCATCGCAAAGGCCGACGCAGCCTCGGCGCTCGCGGCCTACCGCGGCACGGCGGCGACGGTCATCCGCCAGCATCTGCGCGAGCTGTCGCAGGTGTGGATCGTGCTCGGGCTGGTCCAGGCACCGATGGCGTTGGCGATGTTCTTCGCGGGCGTCATCGAAGGCCGCCGCAACCTGTTCGCGCGGGCCGACCGCTACCGCCCGCTGTTCAAGCGCCTGCTGGTGCCCGGGCTGGTGCTGGGGCTGCCGGGCGCGGCGGTGTATGCGTGGACGGCGTCGGTCGTGCCGGGCTCGCGCTGGGACGTGCTTGGCCTGGCGGTCGGCGTCTTCACCTCGCCGCTGCTCACGGCGACGTATGTGGGCGCGATGATGTTGCTGTTCCAGTCGCGCTGGGGCGGCTGGCTGGCGGGCGCGCTCGCACCGGCGGGGCGCATGGCGCTGTCGAACTACCTGCTGCAGTCGGCGGTGTGCGCGTGGCTCTTTCTGGCGTACGGGCTGCGGCTCATCGGCGAGTTCGGCCCGTTCGTGAGCCTGATGGTTGCCTTCGGCATCTTCGGCGCGCAGATGCTGATCAGCCGCTGGTGGCTGGCACGCTTTGCGTATGGCCCGGTGGAGTGGGTGCTTCGCGCCTTCACGAATCTCGAATGGCCGGCGCTGCGCCGAACGACGAGAATGCCGTCGATTCACGAAGGGGGAAGTCGATGA
- a CDS encoding TetR/AcrR family transcriptional regulator encodes MRKVDPERQQAKRRQILEAAADCFARSGFHVTTTAQICAAAGMSPGNLFHYFASKNAIIEAIAEEERRDTAAYFAAIDDDPADPLEVVLSFLDVVMVFASDRSYSRLALEVAAETLRNPVVCASVAAGDADMRDGLAALLRKAAARGQIDPELDPVQSANWIAALIDGVFSRLALDTGFDPAREAPMLRRVAGRFLAKPGRGI; translated from the coding sequence GTGCGCAAAGTTGACCCCGAACGCCAGCAGGCCAAGCGCCGCCAGATCCTGGAAGCCGCCGCCGACTGCTTTGCCCGCAGCGGCTTCCACGTCACCACCACCGCGCAGATTTGCGCCGCCGCGGGCATGAGCCCCGGCAACCTCTTTCACTACTTCGCGAGCAAGAACGCGATCATTGAAGCCATCGCCGAAGAAGAGCGGCGCGACACGGCCGCGTACTTCGCCGCGATCGACGACGACCCGGCCGACCCGCTGGAGGTGGTGCTGTCCTTTCTCGACGTGGTGATGGTTTTTGCCTCCGACCGCAGCTACTCGCGCCTGGCGCTGGAGGTGGCTGCCGAGACCCTGCGCAATCCCGTGGTCTGTGCCAGCGTGGCCGCGGGCGATGCCGACATGCGCGACGGCCTCGCCGCCCTGCTGCGCAAGGCCGCGGCACGCGGGCAGATCGACCCCGAGCTCGACCCCGTGCAATCGGCCAACTGGATCGCCGCACTGATCGACGGCGTGTTCTCGCGCCTGGCGCTCGACACGGGCTTCGACCCGGCGCGCGAGGCACCGATGCTGCGGCGCGTGGCGGGCCGCTTTCTCGCGAAACCGGGGCGGGGCATATGA
- a CDS encoding LysE family translocator, with protein MDFPLFLKALVIGLSIAAPVGPIGLLCIQRTLAHGRTIGFLSGLGAALADACYGAIGAFGVSAVVSTMVAARVPLALGGAAFLAWMGVQLLRAPAATQARAAEDAATPVKALLSVFVLTLANPMTILSFVAVFASLGSGHVGSGSGAALTMVLGVFLGSALWWLGLSSIVSMVRHKLGARVLQSINRLSGALLLGFAVFQLSTLLSR; from the coding sequence ATGGACTTCCCTCTCTTTCTCAAGGCCCTCGTCATCGGGCTCTCGATTGCCGCACCGGTCGGCCCCATCGGCCTGCTGTGCATCCAGCGCACGCTCGCGCACGGCCGGACCATCGGCTTTCTCAGCGGCCTCGGCGCTGCGTTGGCCGATGCCTGCTACGGCGCCATCGGTGCATTCGGCGTGTCGGCCGTGGTGTCGACGATGGTCGCGGCGCGCGTGCCGCTGGCGCTCGGCGGCGCGGCGTTTCTCGCGTGGATGGGCGTGCAGTTGCTGCGCGCACCGGCCGCCACGCAGGCCCGGGCTGCGGAAGACGCGGCCACGCCGGTGAAGGCGCTGCTGTCGGTGTTCGTGCTCACGCTGGCCAACCCGATGACGATCCTGTCGTTCGTCGCCGTGTTCGCCTCGCTCGGCAGCGGGCACGTGGGCAGCGGCAGCGGTGCGGCGCTCACGATGGTGCTGGGGGTGTTCCTCGGCTCGGCGCTGTGGTGGCTGGGGCTGTCGAGCATCGTGTCGATGGTGCGGCACAAGCTCGGCGCGCGCGTGCTGCAGTCGATCAACCGGTTGTCGGGCGCACTGCTGCTGGGCTTTGCGGTGTTTCAGTTGTCGACGTTGCTGTCGCGCTGA
- the pcaQ gene encoding pca operon transcription factor PcaQ translates to MSAMNFERLKMRHLQCLVMVAQERNLVRAAEALSLTQPAVSKTVAELEEIVGRQLLLRRRRGVELTPAAEVLVRHAVSALRGLREGLGLAMDQPEADQLRVVVGALPNMAAHLLPEAVARLHAAHPAMRVRVVSGTNAQLMTQLRQGEIDLVLGRLAQASAMADLAFEQLYSEVLLLVVRPGHPLASQRKPTLDALAAYPLVLPVSGTLIRHTADAFLIAQGLALPTRLVEATDTSFAVGLLQRSDAVWFAPQGAVEGFVARGELKRVAIDTASTEGPVGVTVRRGGETGEGARLLLDTIRGIAAMRAS, encoded by the coding sequence ATGTCAGCCATGAACTTTGAGCGCCTGAAGATGCGCCACCTGCAATGCCTCGTCATGGTGGCGCAAGAGCGCAACCTGGTGCGCGCGGCCGAGGCGCTGTCGCTCACGCAGCCGGCGGTGTCGAAGACGGTGGCCGAGCTCGAAGAGATCGTCGGGCGCCAGCTGCTGCTGCGTCGCCGCCGCGGCGTGGAGCTCACGCCCGCGGCCGAGGTGCTGGTGCGCCACGCCGTGTCGGCGCTGCGCGGCCTGCGCGAAGGCCTGGGCCTGGCGATGGACCAGCCCGAGGCCGACCAGCTGCGCGTGGTGGTCGGCGCCTTGCCAAACATGGCGGCGCACCTGCTGCCCGAGGCGGTCGCGCGGCTGCACGCGGCGCACCCGGCGATGCGCGTGCGCGTGGTGAGCGGCACCAACGCGCAGCTGATGACGCAACTGCGCCAGGGCGAAATCGACCTCGTGCTGGGCCGGCTGGCGCAGGCCTCGGCCATGGCCGACCTGGCTTTCGAGCAGCTCTACAGCGAGGTGCTGCTGCTGGTGGTGCGCCCCGGCCATCCGCTGGCCTCGCAGCGCAAGCCCACGCTCGACGCGCTGGCCGCTTATCCGCTGGTGCTGCCGGTGTCGGGCACGCTGATCCGGCACACGGCCGACGCCTTCCTCATCGCGCAGGGGCTGGCGCTGCCGACCCGGCTGGTGGAGGCCACCGACACCAGCTTTGCAGTGGGCCTGCTGCAACGCTCCGACGCGGTGTGGTTTGCGCCGCAGGGCGCGGTGGAAGGCTTCGTGGCGCGCGGCGAGTTGAAGCGCGTGGCCATCGACACGGCGAGCACCGAAGGCCCGGTGGGCGTGACCGTGCGGCGCGGCGGCGAGACGGGCGAGGGCGCGCGGCTGCTGCTGGACACCATCCGGGGCATTGCGGCCATGCGCGCTTCCTGA
- a CDS encoding mechanosensitive ion channel family protein has product MTQELLAHPWFGTWIAALIAVPLALLAHRIGGMVLRRITRPAPAVHAMVLNCTAPARLVLPLAALMMVWQAAPDDLRYLGSVRHLTGLLLIAASTWFVLKAISGFADGVLAQHPSDISDNLQARRVLTQTRVLARTAMSVVVVAGGAMMLMTFPGARQVGASLLASAGVIGIVAGLAAKPVFSNLIAGLQIALSQPIRIDDVLVVEGEWGRVEEITGTFVVVRIWDDRRLILPLTYFIEKPFQNWTRHSAELLGSVFFFFDYGMPLAPLRAEVERIVKAAPEWDGRFFNLRVTDATERTMQVRVLCTAATSGLAFDLRCHVRESVIDFMQREYPQFLPKVRTESIDPAMGQPGAMQGATAG; this is encoded by the coding sequence ATGACCCAAGAGCTCCTTGCACACCCCTGGTTCGGCACCTGGATTGCCGCCCTGATCGCCGTTCCCCTCGCCCTTCTCGCCCACCGCATCGGCGGCATGGTCCTCAGGCGGATCACCCGCCCGGCGCCCGCCGTGCATGCGATGGTGCTCAACTGCACCGCCCCCGCGCGGCTGGTGCTGCCGCTGGCGGCGCTCATGATGGTGTGGCAGGCGGCGCCGGACGACCTGCGCTATCTGGGCAGCGTGCGGCATCTCACGGGGCTGCTGCTCATCGCGGCCAGCACCTGGTTCGTGCTCAAGGCCATCAGCGGCTTTGCCGACGGCGTGCTCGCGCAGCACCCGTCCGACATCTCCGACAACCTGCAGGCCCGCCGCGTGCTCACGCAGACCCGCGTGCTCGCGCGCACCGCCATGTCGGTCGTCGTGGTGGCCGGCGGCGCCATGATGCTCATGACCTTCCCCGGCGCGCGCCAGGTCGGCGCCAGCCTGCTGGCCTCGGCCGGCGTGATCGGCATCGTGGCCGGCCTGGCGGCCAAGCCCGTCTTCAGCAACCTCATCGCGGGCCTGCAGATCGCGTTGTCGCAGCCGATTCGCATCGACGACGTGCTCGTGGTCGAAGGCGAATGGGGCCGGGTCGAGGAAATCACCGGCACCTTCGTGGTCGTGCGCATCTGGGACGACCGGCGCCTGATCCTGCCGCTCACCTACTTCATCGAGAAGCCGTTCCAGAACTGGACGCGCCACTCGGCCGAACTGCTCGGCTCTGTCTTCTTCTTCTTCGACTACGGCATGCCGCTGGCGCCGCTGCGCGCCGAGGTGGAGCGCATCGTGAAGGCCGCGCCCGAGTGGGACGGCCGCTTCTTCAACCTGCGCGTGACCGACGCCACCGAACGCACCATGCAGGTCCGCGTGCTCTGCACCGCAGCCACCTCCGGCCTGGCCTTCGACCTGCGCTGCCACGTGCGCGAAAGCGTCATCGACTTCATGCAGCGCGAGTACCCGCAGTTCCTGCCGAAGGTGCGTACGGAAAGCATCGACCCGGCGATGGGGCAGCCGGGGGCGATGCAGGGCGCGACGGCGGGCTGA
- a CDS encoding DUF4148 domain-containing protein, giving the protein MTNRKMAFALATMAAAALPLVAGAQTSQQHVEGPAHFAANEAGIKEHPENAGPGKTDAEVVAELRAAQQSPEWAGVLRWGAPIPVKATQPRTRAEVVAELERAQSQPGWERATRLGAPVVLPAVAPAR; this is encoded by the coding sequence ATGACGAACAGGAAGATGGCCTTTGCGCTGGCGACGATGGCCGCCGCAGCGCTCCCGTTGGTGGCGGGTGCACAAACCAGCCAGCAGCACGTCGAGGGGCCCGCGCATTTCGCGGCGAACGAAGCCGGCATCAAGGAGCACCCTGAAAACGCCGGGCCCGGCAAGACGGATGCTGAAGTGGTGGCCGAACTGCGCGCCGCGCAGCAAAGCCCCGAGTGGGCCGGCGTGCTGCGCTGGGGTGCACCGATCCCCGTGAAGGCGACGCAACCCCGCACGCGTGCGGAGGTCGTTGCGGAGCTGGAGCGCGCGCAGTCGCAGCCGGGCTGGGAACGCGCAACGCGACTGGGCGCGCCGGTGGTGCTGCCGGCGGTGGCGCCTGCGCGGTAG